The following are encoded together in the Candidatus Auribacterota bacterium genome:
- a CDS encoding M36 family metallopeptidase, whose protein sequence is MSSSLSRKPFVTTARVAKGFRSALPRRDEIRWCRSIHDPLPAARESGMPIAPPPAGAEGAPNITEAIDFLHAHGDALGILDPSSLQFVRLWRSGSGTHVRFQQVYQSLPVIGALLDVHLDRSAAVCMVAGIYHGRIRLERPAARGAAITKKDAIRRALEDLGRASRLRAEVKCVQLVYSSRGGFRRVYKIVLPVARPLGNWVYLIDPFRGTILNSYNTMRFAHGRGRVYLTSPIEDPSLTVVTLDRLCSPVELKGAHVVVINEDFPEARSEDGSFLYTPADTHFDEVMAYYHVDRVSAFFKKLDQSLGKVMAAKGSIKTFVHAGDAMDNAYYDPSTNSICLGDGGGAERLNDLAKEAAVVYHEYTHAVLDRVNPHLKGTEADALHEGYADYFGCSLTDDPQIGEWVVAPARKPYLRDLTNGKRYPRDLEGEAHADGEIWGGGCWDMRRSLGAGKADRIIYESMHFLPEFARFQDAALGIMQAAENMYSSRDRGRIAEIIEERGLDYSSRHKVKS, encoded by the coding sequence ATGAGCAGTTCTCTCAGCAGGAAGCCGTTTGTCACCACCGCACGCGTGGCGAAAGGATTCCGCTCAGCCCTCCCGCGCAGAGATGAAATACGCTGGTGCCGTTCCATTCATGACCCCCTTCCCGCGGCCAGGGAATCGGGAATGCCCATCGCTCCTCCGCCCGCGGGGGCCGAGGGCGCCCCGAACATAACTGAAGCGATTGACTTTCTCCATGCCCACGGGGATGCGCTCGGCATTCTCGATCCCTCATCGCTTCAATTCGTCCGTCTCTGGCGGAGCGGGAGCGGCACTCACGTCCGCTTCCAACAGGTGTATCAATCACTCCCGGTCATCGGCGCCCTCCTGGATGTGCACCTGGACCGGAGCGCTGCGGTATGCATGGTGGCGGGTATCTACCACGGGCGCATCAGGCTGGAGCGCCCGGCGGCGAGAGGCGCGGCAATCACAAAGAAGGACGCGATCCGGCGCGCGCTCGAAGACCTCGGCCGCGCATCACGGCTGCGGGCGGAGGTGAAATGTGTCCAGCTCGTCTATTCGAGCCGCGGTGGATTTCGCAGGGTGTACAAGATCGTGCTGCCGGTCGCGCGGCCGCTCGGCAACTGGGTGTACCTCATTGATCCGTTCCGCGGGACCATTCTGAACAGCTACAACACGATGCGGTTCGCCCACGGGAGGGGGAGGGTGTATCTGACCAGCCCCATCGAAGATCCCTCGCTCACTGTGGTGACGCTGGACCGCCTGTGCAGTCCGGTTGAGCTCAAGGGCGCCCACGTGGTTGTGATCAACGAGGATTTCCCCGAGGCGCGGTCTGAGGACGGGTCGTTCCTCTATACACCAGCCGATACGCATTTTGACGAGGTAATGGCCTACTACCACGTTGACCGGGTGAGCGCGTTTTTCAAAAAGCTTGACCAGTCCCTCGGAAAGGTGATGGCGGCGAAGGGCAGCATCAAGACCTTCGTGCATGCCGGCGATGCGATGGACAACGCGTACTACGACCCCTCCACCAACAGCATTTGCCTCGGGGACGGCGGCGGCGCGGAGCGCCTCAACGACCTCGCCAAGGAAGCGGCGGTCGTCTACCACGAGTACACCCACGCCGTCCTCGATCGCGTGAATCCGCACCTCAAGGGGACCGAGGCCGACGCGCTGCATGAGGGCTACGCTGATTATTTCGGCTGTTCACTGACAGATGATCCGCAGATAGGCGAGTGGGTCGTCGCCCCGGCGAGAAAACCGTACCTCAGGGATTTGACCAACGGGAAGAGATATCCGCGCGACCTCGAGGGAGAGGCCCACGCGGATGGCGAGATATGGGGAGGCGGATGCTGGGACATGCGCCGCTCACTGGGTGCGGGGAAGGCCGACCGCATCATTTATGAGAGCATGCACTTCCTCCCCGAGTTCGCGCGTTTCCAGGACGCCGCGCTGGGAATCATGCAGGCCGCTGAAAATATGTATTCCAGCCGAGACAGGGGAAGAATAGCCGAAATCATCGAAGAGAGAGGACTGGACTACAGTTCAAGGCACAAGGTTAAAAGTTGA